The genomic DNA CGCCGGTGAGGGGCACCACGTCCGCCACGGTGGCCATGGCCACCAGGTCCATCAGCGCCTTGAGGTTGGGCTCCTTGCGGGTGGAGAACCAGCCCTCCTCGCGCAGCCGCTTGCGCAGCCCCATGCAGAGGTTGAAGGCGACGCCGGCGGCGCACAGGTGCTTGGTGGGGTACTCACAGCCGGGCTGATGTGGGTTGAGCACCGCCACGGCCGGGGGCAGCGTGGGCGGCACCGTGTGGTGATCCACCACCACCACGTCCAGCCCCAGATCCCGGGCCCGGGAGATCTCCGCCACGGAGGTGACGCCGCAGTCGAGCGTCACCAGCACCTGGGTGCCCTCCGCGGCGATCTTCTCCACGGCCTGGAGGTTGAGGCCATAGCCCTCGTCGAGCCGATGGGGGATGTAGGTGGCGGGCCGGATGCCCAACTCCCGGAGGAACAGGGCCAGCAGCGACGTGGAGCACACGCCGTCCACGTCGTAGTCGCCGTAGAGGGTGATGCGCTCCTTGTCCCGCAGGGCGCGAGCCAGACGCTCCACGGCGGCCACCATGCCCTTCATCCGGAAGGGGTCGGGCAGGTCCGCCAGCTTGTCGGACAGGAAGGCGGAAGCGGCCTCGGGCGTGCGCAGGCCCCGGTGGACGAGCACCCGGGCCGAGAGGGGGTGCAGTTCCAGCTCGGCGGCGAGCAGAGCGGCCTGCTCCTGTGGCACCTCGGGCATCATCCAACGCACGTTCTCGCCTCCCCTGGTGGGCCGCCCTCGGGGCGTCCCCGCTCGTCAACCCACCCAGTCTACTTCGGAAGTCTGTCGAGGCGAGCTTGACGTCATGCTCGCTCTCCTGCCCGCCCCACGAAGAAGCACGAGGCGAAGGACAGCCCCTGGGATGCGCGTGCGGGGCCCACGTTGCGTCTCAACGCCCGAGGCCCCCGGCATCCGTGAGAGCACGGAGCGCGAGGGCCTCGGGGGACTTCATGACGGCCAGGGAAGGCGCTAGGCCACCTTGGGCTGCTCGGTGCCGCTCTTCTTCTCGCGCGAGGCGGCACGCTCATCCAGCCAGAGCGTGACGGGGCTGGCGATGTACACCGAGGAGTAGGTGCCCACGACGATGCCCACGAGCATGGCCCAGGCGAAGTCGCGGATTTCACCCACGCCGAAGATGAGCAGACCCACGAGGGACAGCGCGGTGACGCCCGAGGTGAGGATGGTGCGCACCAGCGTGTCGTTGACCGCGATGTTGATGACCTCCGCCAGGGGCCGGTTCGGGTACTTGGCCATGTCCTCGCGGATGCGGTCGTAGATGACGATGGTGTCGTTGACCGAGTAGCCCACCACGGTGAGCAGCGCGGCGATGGAGGTGAGGCTGAACTCGGCGCGGCTGAACAGGTAGAAGCCCGCCACCATGATCACGTCGTGGAGCATGGCGAGCAGCGCGCCCGGGCCGAACTTGAAGTCGAAGCGGAAGGCCACGTAGATGAGGATGGCCACCATGGAGAAGAGCAGCGCCTGGAAGCCGCGGTTGCGCAGCTGCTTGCCCACCTGGGGACCCACGTACTCGGTGCGGCGCATCTCGAAGTCGGGAGACTCCGGGTTCTGCACCCCGTGCATCAGCGCGGCGCGGATGCGATCCGCCATGCCGCTGGCGACCACCTGGTACTCGTAGTCACCGGACTGGGCCTGGCCCAGATCGCGCACCTCGTCCACGCCCGTGCCCGTGTCCTCCACGGCCTTCTCCATCTGCGCGGCATCGAGCGGCTGCTTGCTGCGCACGCGGATCATGCCGTTGGACAGGTCGGGGCGGATGTCCTTGGGGTCCACCTGGCCGAGCTTCTGGATGGCCTCGCTCGCCTTCTCGGCGCCCGCCTCGGTCAACTGGGTCACGCCGCCCAGGCGCACCAGGAACGAGTTCTCGTTCGCCGAGCCGATGCTCTGCACGGACACGTCGTGCAGCTGGCCCGAGGACTCCACGCGCTCACGCACGTCCGAGGCGTTCACCGGGTGGTTGAACTGCACCTCCACCACCGTACCGCCGGCGAAGTCCACGCCCAGGTTGAAGCCGAAGACGGCGATGCCCACCAGGATGACCAGGTTGAGCGCCGTGGAGATGAAGAACGCCGGCTTGCGCTTGCCGATGAAGTCGAAGTTCGTCTTGTTCTTGAGGATCTGCATGTCGGCTGTGCCTCGAGGTGTGGCCTAGACGGACACCGTCTGAGCGTTCTTGCCGTGAACGAAGTAGGTCATGATGACACGCGTCACCAGGATGGACGTGAAGAGCGACGCCAGCAGGCCGATGATGAGCGTGGTGGCGAAGCCGCGCACCGGGCCCGTCCCCGTGAAGAAGAGGATGAAGCCGGCGATGAGCGAGGTGACGTGGGCGTCGAAGATGGTCCAGAAGGCGCGGTCGTAGCCCTGATCCACCGCGGCGCGGGCCGTCTTGCCGTGGGCCAGCTCCTCGCGGATGCGCTCGTTGATGAGCACGTTGGCATCCACCGCGATGCCCAGCGTCAGCACGAATCCGGCGATGCCCGGCAGCGTGAGCGTGGCGTTGAAGAACGCGAGGCCTCCGAAGATGAGCAGACCGTTGAGGATCAACGCCACGTCCGCGATGAGGCCCGCGGAGCGGTAGTAGATCACCATGAAGATGATGACGCACAGCACGCCCACGCCCGCGGCGAGGCCACCCTTGCGGATGAGCTCGTCACCCAGCGAGGCGCCCACCTGGCGGATTTCGCCCGTGGTCACCGGCGCGGGCAGCGCACCGGCCTTGAGCGCCAGCGCCAGCGTCTGCGCGTCCGCCAGCCACTGCTCCAGGGGACGGCCG from Melittangium boletus DSM 14713 includes the following:
- the secF gene encoding protein translocase subunit SecF — encoded protein: MQILKNKTNFDFIGKRKPAFFISTALNLVILVGIAVFGFNLGVDFAGGTVVEVQFNHPVNASDVRERVESSGQLHDVSVQSIGSANENSFLVRLGGVTQLTEAGAEKASEAIQKLGQVDPKDIRPDLSNGMIRVRSKQPLDAAQMEKAVEDTGTGVDEVRDLGQAQSGDYEYQVVASGMADRIRAALMHGVQNPESPDFEMRRTEYVGPQVGKQLRNRGFQALLFSMVAILIYVAFRFDFKFGPGALLAMLHDVIMVAGFYLFSRAEFSLTSIAALLTVVGYSVNDTIVIYDRIREDMAKYPNRPLAEVINIAVNDTLVRTILTSGVTALSLVGLLIFGVGEIRDFAWAMLVGIVVGTYSSVYIASPVTLWLDERAASREKKSGTEQPKVA